In a single window of the Rhineura floridana isolate rRhiFlo1 chromosome 3, rRhiFlo1.hap2, whole genome shotgun sequence genome:
- the PFDN6 gene encoding prefoldin subunit 6, translated as MAEALQKKLQGELERYQQLQKDINKCMAARQKLEAQLTENNVVKEELDFLDSSNSVYKLIGPVLVKQDTEEAKATVGKRLDYITGEIKRYEAQMQEYDKKAEQQRETLARLQQDFQKAQAKVAVKA; from the exons ATGGCTGAGGCTCTGCAGAAGAAGCTTCAGGGGGAGCTGGAGCGATACCAGCAGTTGCAGAAAG ATATCAATAAATGCATGGCAGCCCGGCAAAAACTAGAGGCTCAGCTGACAGAGAACAACGTGGTGAAGGAG GAACTGGACTTCCTGGACTCGTCCAACTCAGTCTACAAGCTGATCGGGCCCGTCCTGGTGAAGCAGGACACGGAGGAGGCCAAAGCGACCGTCGGGAAAAGGCTGGACTACATCACGGGGGAGAT CAAGCGGTACGAGGCACAGATGCAGGAGTATGACAAGAAGGCGGAGCAGCAGCGGGAGACGCTGGCGCGGCTGCAGCAGGACTTCCAGAAGGCGCAGGCCAAGGTGGCCGTCAAGgcataa